DNA sequence from the Pungitius pungitius chromosome 3, fPunPun2.1, whole genome shotgun sequence genome:
TATCAACACGCTATCTGTCAGGAACAATCACGTTTCGTCCCTTTAAACATTTCTGCTTTGCTGGCGTTTGCGGTCTTAAGGACGTTCAGGTGAATTTATTACCTCGTTGAGCCTGAACGTTTCCCCTGTTGTGTGTCACAGGTCTGGCTGGAGAGATCCATGAAAACATCACAGCAGTCCTGGGGGAGGACGTCTACCTGAGCTGTACTTATGTGGGTGAGAGTGAGATCCAGGAGGCAGAGTGGAAAAGCCAGATCAACTCCAAATCCAAGCGGCTGGCCGGATTTTTTGATGGCAAACCATTTAGCCGCGGTGACATCTCGAAGCCAGTCTCTCTCACCAACCTCACAGTTAAGATGAAAGTGTCCAGTGTGGAAGTGGAAGGAGAATACATCTGTCAGTTTGATTCTGAGGAAGCTACGTACCATGGCAGTGTACATCTCACTGTAGTAGGTAAGCCAATGATCCaataatgtttcattttcttttcttctccactgTGGGATtgtcatattttaaaataaatctaaatggTCAAAGCTGTTGCAGCAATTGCATTTGAATTTAACATGGGGATAAACAATCTTTGACAAAAAGACATGCCGACGTCTTGTCTAAGAGCATCGCCGTGTTTACTGCATTCATTCACAGCTCGGCCTGACATACAGATACTGGTGGATGCAGAGACCATCAACGGCTCCCATTACCAGTCGGTGTCATGCTCTGCGGCCGGTGGGAGGCCCAGGCCTCAGATCAGTTGGTTGGTCGCCGGCCTTCCTCCCTCATATGACCCTTTTGCTGTGGAAGTGAGTGAAAGTGTTCACTCAAACGGCACCTACGCAGTGCGCAGCATCCTGCGCTTCCCCACCCGCCTGCAGGATGAAGACAGCGTGACTTGTGTGGTCCTTCACCCATCATTGCCCGAACCAAAACTCACCTCGGTCAGGGTGGAAACCTACGGTAAGCGCACACTCACAGCTGAGTGTTCCTGTGTTGTTGGAGGGGACACATGGTGTACTGCATCCAGCGCTCTCAGTTTTGTAATCATGAATCATGACTCAGCAACTCACAACACAATAACGTTCTCCTGCTGATTTTTCACACTGGCCATTCCTTTCCACTCTGCTCTACATACACAATGACAGACCATAAATCACGTTGCACAATGCACTGAATAATTAACAATTTGATGAATACAGTTCTCCTGTTGGATTTGATTTTACTCACAAACGGCCTAtgtgtgaataaaacatttttcgtTTTAACCAATTTTATAACTTTCAACTTCAGGGAAGATCAAAGTctcaatgaaaaatgtaaataatcttGAATGATTAGAAACTAGAAATGTATGTTTCTCACTCCCACAACGTTTAGAACACACAATCTATATATGTAAATTTTTGCATTGATGTGTTTCTGCTGCCCTCACGTGGCTATACTAATTTagatatataactatatatacagcatatacattttttatgagACCTAATTCATCACTTAATGAAACTACGAATTAAAAGTCAATAACAAGTCGTGCCAAACTTGATTACATGTCACCCACGCTGGTGAGATATAGCTGGTAAAAAGAATCCCCCAGAAGCTGAGTTGTGTTTTCACTCTGAGAAAAGTTCAAGTTCAACCACTAGACTCATGGTTCCTGTGTTACTCGCAATGTCTCAGACAAAATAGGTCCCACCAAGTAAATGCGCTCATGTGGTGCCGCATAATGACCGCCGGAATTTGGACAtcaacatttaaatgctctccTTTTTCAAGGGAACAGAAGTGCAGAGCATTTCTATGGCAAGCTGCACGACGTAAATATGCCGTTGGCACAAGCCATGCCAGCAGGCTCATTTGTCCGTGACACATCCACACCCCACTGAAGCTGCGCAGCTACGGTCATTTTCCAGCTGCAGTGGCTAAATTCACAATGAACTAAAGGGGTCAATGGATGACATTTTTAGAGCAAAAGTGCTTTAACTCACTTTAATAGCACATAACACGCAAGCTCGCTTCTCTTTCTCGTTGGGGACGGCCGGGTGTTGTATGACACCCCAACTTTTATGTATTTGATAATAGACTCTGATCTCTGCTGACTCCCTGCATTAAAGCCTGTGATTCTCTCAAACTTCTGTTGGAAAGCAGCTGGAACGGACGTCTGTTCTCAGCGGCAGCCCAGCCAACAGATGGGACAGGTGATAAGCCTAAGTCAGCACTCTCCAAAACCCGAGCTGAAGCCCCCTACAGCTTGTGCTTAGCTCATCCGGCCCCGGCTTcctattcaataaaaaaaaaagaatcacaattTCATATGTGACTTTTAGATTTATTGGATAAAATGTCTGACTCTCaagaaaaataacactttttttcccctttcttccTGCTCTAATAGCGAGGCCGAACGTGAGCATAAAAGCAGAGATGGTGCAAAAAGGAGGAATGGAGTTCTGGGTGGTCTCGTGCCTTTCATCGGGAGGGAGACCTGACGCTGACATCGCCTTGGCTTTGAACAGCGTCgaagagctgcagagagagcaCAGCACCAACTCAGACATGCACGCGAGTTCAGTTCTCTTCCCTGCAACGCTGTATGAGGGCCGTAATATCACCTGTGCTTTTGACCAccccacattcacacaccaagTGACACGTGCCATAACGCTGCCGTCTTTTTGTGAGTATTAGCAATGTCTCACCTTTGAAATGACTTGGCTGGAGGTAGAAGCAGGCATAAAAATGGAGATGTGCTTCATTGTTCTGCAGATTTTGAGTTGGGAATCAACAGTGGTGACCTCCGAGCACCTGAACATTTCGAGTGGCAGGAAGGACAGACAGACGCCGCCGTCGACCTGCGCGTCACTGGCAACGTGCCACATTACAACGTTACCTGCAAAAAGTACGAAAGATTTTTTAATGTAAACAAATCTGGCCTGGCCTGTAATCGTATttgttattctcttttttttctcgtgggtctcgttttgtttttatcttgagaaaaaaggagaacaaCATGGGCACGGTTGACTGATATGATGTGTACCTTGCCAGGATGTGTTAACACGTTTGATGGCACCAAAACCACAAGCGATAGACGGCAGGAATCCGATACTAACACGTTTCCTGACTGAAAGTCATATTTTAATCTGGGGTAATCCACATGAATACCCCAATACACCTGAAACATGAAATCTTCTTTGTGATCTTACTTGTGTTTCCCCTCTAGAGAGGACGGCCCCTTGCCTGACGGTGTTGAGCTGTTTGGCAGCAGCCTCACACTTCAGGGTCCTGTGGAGCTTCAGCATGCCGGCATGTACGAATGCTTCTTCGCATATCACCATGTCAAAGCAACCCTGACGTTTCGTGTCACAGTTAAACCTCAACGTACGCTGCCTGGTAGGTGAAACTCTTTGCCGATACTTACTCACGGCCATATTTAGAATTTTCCACATCCTGAGAGTTCGAAATGTCAACACAGtaactcctctcctctcagttCCTCCAACAATTCGAGTCGACTTTCGGACTGAGGATGGACACAGGCTGATTGAGTGCTCAGCAGCCGATGCTGTACCTGCAGCCAACATGTCCTGGCTTCTACCAGACGGGGTGTCTGGAGTTTCTTGGTTCAATTTCACTTCTCATAATGGAAGCCACTCCGTCAGGGGACTTTTACTCCTCCCGGCCTGCTCGTCCCGGGAGCTCACCACACAGTGCGTGATAAATCACCCGGCGTTTGAGGAGCCAGCGAACAGAAGCATTACCCTCCCTCTCTGCGGTGTGTTCGACAAATCAGTTTTGTCTGAGAAGCGGAGGTTTCTTGGCCGCACAAGCGCCATCGATTTTTTATCGCTTCCTGCGGTGTTTTAAACCTTACTCTCTCTCGCAGCCCGCCCTGAAATCGCCATCAACTCGAGCACCGAGTGGACAGACGGCGAAGAGTTCACAAAGGTGGACTGCTCCGTGGAGAGCGTTCCCCCAGCAGCAACCATAAGGTGGCACGTTGGGAACGTTAACAGCAGCATCAGTTACCTGTCTGCGACCGAGGGCCGGCCTGATGGCTCGGTGCTAACCCGGAGCTCCGCGCGGGTCCTGTCATCTTTGTATTCTGGTCAGAATGTGACCTGCACAGCGGAGCATCCAAGCCTGGAGGCACCAGAAAGAAGAACAACACACATTCTTTTGAACAGtaggtgttttctttctttgggaAATCTCAATCCGTGACTCATACCAACTCACGCAGCTGCTTGTCCTCTTCCTGTCAACCCgtgttttcttttgtagaaGCCCCTGTGCTGACTGTGTCTCTGGAGAGACAGCGGGAGTCTTCTCTCTGGCTGGCGGTGTGTGActacagaggggggggcggtgttggGCCTGACCTCGCCTGGGTCCTTCCTGACAATGCCAAAGGCCAAACATCCCGGCTTTCAGCAAGCAGGCTGACTTATCAGTTTCCTCTGGCCCTTCACGAGGAGCAGGACCTGACTTGTGTGTATAGTTTTGAACATGGAGTCACAGAGAAAAAGACCATTCACATCCCCAGATACTGTGAGTTTAGACTCAATACATGCCCGTTAAAGTTGCACCACATTATTTTATTAGTTATTCACATGAATGAATTCAACGGTATGTAAATTCAAGGTttagcttcatggttaaatgaACTTTTCTGCAGATATCTCCTCCATCAGAGTCTTAAACCACACGGCTCCTCTGCAAAGCCGCCACGCCAGTGAAACCATCACACACAGACTGGCTCTCGAGGAAAACCATCACAACCAAAGAGTGCTGCTCCGAGTCGAAGGCAACGTGCCAGAGTACAAGCTCATCTGTGAAAGGTGATGTATCCTCCGTGATCTACCACCTAATGAGGAGGCAGCTGTGCGCACAGTGCTCAGCAAAACATTAAAGGTTTGCCCAATTGCAAAGAGCTGTTAACAGTTATCAGCCTGGAGATGTAAACTTGATTGTTTCCACAGCATGCATATCACCCAAAATTACTTTGACATTCAATTTAGAGATTCTATGTAA
Encoded proteins:
- the si:ch211-149e23.4 gene encoding uncharacterized protein si:ch211-149e23.4 translates to MGCSGLFILFLVLNVAHCLEIMGLAGEIHENITAVLGEDVYLSCTYVGESEIQEAEWKSQINSKSKRLAGFFDGKPFSRGDISKPVSLTNLTVKMKVSSVEVEGEYICQFDSEEATYHGSVHLTVVARPDIQILVDAETINGSHYQSVSCSAAGGRPRPQISWLVAGLPPSYDPFAVEVSESVHSNGTYAVRSILRFPTRLQDEDSVTCVVLHPSLPEPKLTSVRVETYARPNVSIKAEMVQKGGMEFWVVSCLSSGGRPDADIALALNSVEELQREHSTNSDMHASSVLFPATLYEGRNITCAFDHPTFTHQVTRAITLPSFYFELGINSGDLRAPEHFEWQEGQTDAAVDLRVTGNVPHYNVTCKKEDGPLPDGVELFGSSLTLQGPVELQHAGMYECFFAYHHVKATLTFRVTVKPQRTLPVPPTIRVDFRTEDGHRLIECSAADAVPAANMSWLLPDGVSGVSWFNFTSHNGSHSVRGLLLLPACSSRELTTQCVINHPAFEEPANRSITLPLCARPEIAINSSTEWTDGEEFTKVDCSVESVPPAATIRWHVGNVNSSISYLSATEGRPDGSVLTRSSARVLSSLYSGQNVTCTAEHPSLEAPERRTTHILLNKAPVLTVSLERQRESSLWLAVCDYRGGGGVGPDLAWVLPDNAKGQTSRLSASRLTYQFPLALHEEQDLTCVYSFEHGVTEKKTIHIPRYYISSIRVLNHTAPLQSRHASETITHRLALEENHHNQRVLLRVEGNVPEYKLICERSNGAFVQMERDAMVFQSQLTQQDEGLYSCRASFYHHTATVNIQVEVTSEKKQLALAAVVCISSALAITLILIVTLWVCCKGHSRSQYKKKESLSALTSLMQGHGSPEVKSAVTENRSNNAQMVSYSIVVDIKSTV